GCCGCCAGCAGGAGCTGTACACCCGATACACGAACGCCCAGCAGGAATTGCTGCGCCGGCTCGATGCCAATGACGCCGACGGCGCCAAGGCCTACCTGACGAAGGAACTGCGCCCGGTCTTGGTGGAGTTCAAGAAGGTCATCGCCGACCAGATCCAGATGCAGAAGGGCCTCGCCACCGACGATGCGACCGCCGCCGCCGCAACCTATGCGCATACCCGCAACCTGATGCTGATCCTGGGCGTGCTGATCCTGGGCGCCGCCGCCACGCTGGCATGGTGGATCACCGGCACGATCACGCGTCCGATGCGCCGCGCGCTGGCCGTGGCCGACGCCGTCGCCGCCGGCGACCTGAGCACCCGTGTCGAGGTCACCAGCAAGTGCGAAGTCGGCCAGTTGCTGGCTGCCCTGAAGACCATGAACGACAACCTGGTGAACACCATCGCCACGGTGCGCACCGGCACCGCGGCGATCGACATCGCCTCGGCCGAAGTCGCGGCCGGCAACCAGGATCTCTCGAGCCGTACCGAGCAGCAGGCCAGCTCGCTGGAAGAGACGGCGTCCTCGATGGAAGAGCTGACCTCGACCGTCAAGCAGAACGCCGACAATGCACGCCAGGCCAACACCCTGGCCGAGGCGGCATCCGGCGTCGCCGCGCGCGGCGGCAAGGTGATCCACGAGGTGGTCGCCACCATGGACCAGATCCACGAAGCGTCCGGCAAGATCGTCGACATCATCTCCGTCATCGACGGCATCGCCTTCCAGACCAACATCCTGGCCCTGAACGCCGCGGTGGAAGCGGCGCGCGCGGGCGAACAGGGCCGCGGCTTCGCGGTGGTGGCCGGCGAGGTGCGTTCGCTGGCCCAGCGTTCGGCTGCCGCCGCCAAGGAGATCAAGCTCCTGATCGACGATTCCAGCGACAAGGTCGGCACCGGCAGCCGCCTGGTGCAGGAGGCCGGCAGCACGATGGGCGACATCGTCGACAGCGTGCGCCGCGTGACCGACATCCTCAACGAGATCACTTCGGCCAGCCAGGAGCAGAGCGCCGGCATCGAGCAGATCAACGAAGCCATCACCCAGATGGACGCCGCGACCCAGCAGAACGCCGCCCTGGTCGAACAGGCGGCCGCCGCTTCGCAGTCGATGCAGGACCAGGCCGCGCGCCTGTCGGCGGCGGTGGCGGTGTTCAAGCTCGACCAGGCCTCGGCCCCCGTGGCTTCCGCGCCGGCGCCGGCGCGCGCAGCGCTGCCGGCCGTGCGCCGGACGCCGTCCAAACCGGCGGCCAGGGCGGCTGTACAGCCGGTCCGTGCCGGGCGTTCCGCAGCGGTGGAAAGCGACTGGGAAGAGTTCTGATCAACCTGTCATTGCCGGTTGTGATAGGCTGTCCGACGCGCCTCCCGGGCGCGTCCGGCAAACCGTCTTTACAAGGATCAGCATGACTGGCTTCGTCATTACCCCGCCCAACGCCGCATCCCTCGCGATCAGCGGCTCCGACCAGCTCTTCCCGCTGCGCCGCGTGTTCTGCGTCGGCCGCAACTACGCCGCGCATGCGCGCGAAATGGGGGCGGACCCGGACCGCGAACCGCCGTTCTTCTTCTCGAAACCCGCCGACGCGGTGGTGCCGGCCAGCGGCACGCTGCCGTATCCGCCGGCCACGCGCGAGCTGCACCATGAGGTCGAGCTGGTGGTGGCCCTGAAGGAAGGCGGCGCCGACGTCGACCCCGAGCGCGCGCTCGACCTGGTGTGGGGCTATGCGGTCGGCCTCGACCTGACCCGGCGCGACCTGCAGGCCATCGCCAAGAAGGATGGCCGGCCGTGGGACATGGCCAAGGGCTTCGACGCTTCCGCGCCCTGCAGCCCGCTGCAGCCGTTGTCCTGCACCGGCCACCCGCAGCAGGGCCGCATCTGGCTGGAAGTGAACGGCGAAGTCAAACAGGAAGGCGACCTGAACGAAATGATCTGGCCGGTGGCCGACGTGATCAGCTACCTGTCGCGCTTCGTGACGCTGGCGCCGGGCGACCTGATCTTCACCGGCACCCCGTCCGGAGTGGGCGCCTTGAACCCGGGCGACCAGGTGCGCGGCGGCGTGGACGGCGTCACCACCTTCGAACTCACGGTCGGCGGCGAATGACAGCCGGCCCGCGCCGGCTGCTGCAGATCGGCAGCTTCCCGGCCGAAGTCCAGTCCCAGCTCGATGCCGAGTTCGATTGCCTGCGGGCCGAAGACCTGGCGCGCGATCCGTCCCGCGCCGCCGGCGTCCGTGCGCTGGTCACGCGCAGCAACCTGGAGGTGCCGGCCAGCCTGGTCGAACGCCTCCCGGACCTGGAGATCATCGCCACCTGCGGCGTCGGCTACGATCTGATCCCGCTCGGGCTGGCGGCGCAGCGCGGCATCGTGGTCTCGAACACCCCGGACGTGCTGAACGCCGCAGTGGCAGAACTGTGCATCGGCGCGCTCCTGTCCCTGCTGCGCAAGCTGCCCCAGGCCGACCGCTACGTGCGCGAAGGCCGCTGGGCCGGGGCCAACTTCCCCCTGACCGCCAGCCTGGCCGGCAAGCATGTCGGCATCGTCGGCCTGGGCCGCATCGGCAAGGACATCGCGCGCCGCCTGGAGCTGTTCGGCGTGGCGCTGGCCTACCACGGCCGCAGCGACCAGAAGCTCCAGTGGCGCTTCGAGGCCGACCTGGCGGCGCTGGCGCGCGACGTCGACATCCTGATTGTGGCGGCGCCGGGCGGCCGCGAGACCGCGCGCATGATCGACGCCCGCGTGCTGGACGCGCTGGGCCCGAAGGGCTACCTGGTGAATGTGGCGCGCGGCTCCCTGGTCGACCAGGAAGCGCTGCTGGCGGCGCTGGAACGCGGCGCGATCGCCGGGGCGGCGCTCGACGTGTTCGATAACGAGCCGGACATCGATGCGCGCTTCTTCGGCTTGGAGAACGTGCTGCTGCTGCCGCACATCGGCAGCGCGACCGTGGAAACACGGGCGGCGATGGCGCAGCTGATGCTGGATAATCTGCGGAGTTACTTCAGGAGCGGGCGGGCGCTGACGCCCGTGTAGGGTGGGCACCAGGTGCCCACCCTACCGTCTTAGTTGGCCATGTTCTTGG
This window of the Massilia sp. WG5 genome carries:
- a CDS encoding methyl-accepting chemotaxis protein, which translates into the protein MQITDLKIGARLGMGFGLICLTLVLVVGLGLANLAKVNEGTDTLVAKRIPRLELTTRLLNDANDIALAMRNIMLSDDPADRAGQREKIASFRKDAETILAELDRVLESQHGRELLRRQQELYTRYTNAQQELLRRLDANDADGAKAYLTKELRPVLVEFKKVIADQIQMQKGLATDDATAAAATYAHTRNLMLILGVLILGAAATLAWWITGTITRPMRRALAVADAVAAGDLSTRVEVTSKCEVGQLLAALKTMNDNLVNTIATVRTGTAAIDIASAEVAAGNQDLSSRTEQQASSLEETASSMEELTSTVKQNADNARQANTLAEAASGVAARGGKVIHEVVATMDQIHEASGKIVDIISVIDGIAFQTNILALNAAVEAARAGEQGRGFAVVAGEVRSLAQRSAAAAKEIKLLIDDSSDKVGTGSRLVQEAGSTMGDIVDSVRRVTDILNEITSASQEQSAGIEQINEAITQMDAATQQNAALVEQAAAASQSMQDQAARLSAAVAVFKLDQASAPVASAPAPARAALPAVRRTPSKPAARAAVQPVRAGRSAAVESDWEEF
- a CDS encoding fumarylacetoacetate hydrolase family protein, which gives rise to MTGFVITPPNAASLAISGSDQLFPLRRVFCVGRNYAAHAREMGADPDREPPFFFSKPADAVVPASGTLPYPPATRELHHEVELVVALKEGGADVDPERALDLVWGYAVGLDLTRRDLQAIAKKDGRPWDMAKGFDASAPCSPLQPLSCTGHPQQGRIWLEVNGEVKQEGDLNEMIWPVADVISYLSRFVTLAPGDLIFTGTPSGVGALNPGDQVRGGVDGVTTFELTVGGE
- a CDS encoding 2-hydroxyacid dehydrogenase: MTAGPRRLLQIGSFPAEVQSQLDAEFDCLRAEDLARDPSRAAGVRALVTRSNLEVPASLVERLPDLEIIATCGVGYDLIPLGLAAQRGIVVSNTPDVLNAAVAELCIGALLSLLRKLPQADRYVREGRWAGANFPLTASLAGKHVGIVGLGRIGKDIARRLELFGVALAYHGRSDQKLQWRFEADLAALARDVDILIVAAPGGRETARMIDARVLDALGPKGYLVNVARGSLVDQEALLAALERGAIAGAALDVFDNEPDIDARFFGLENVLLLPHIGSATVETRAAMAQLMLDNLRSYFRSGRALTPV